aaacacccttcttcactttcttgcccaaagttagatgagaagattaataccactctcatatatCTGTCATACATAGCTGGAAACCACAgccgattagcttagcttagcacaaagactggaaacagatagccttgctctgtccaaaggtaacaacatCTGCTTACCAgcatctctaaagctcactaattaacatgttgtaCCTAATTTGCTTAATTAGTATAAAACGATTTATTTGGCATTTTATGAGGGGCTAGATGGGACGAGCTGCTAGGCGACCAGTGGAGACTGAAGAACTCAAGTTACTGgtatttatgctaagcttagctaagctaaccagctgctgccTCCACctacatatttactgtacagaaaTGAGAGTGGTTTCaatttctcatctaactcttggcaaaaaAGCAAGCGTATTGACCAACATGTAGGACTATTTGTCCAAAAGAGAATTTAATGAATGCATTTGACCTAAAACAACCAGTACAACAGTGCAGTTGAGTGACCAATaacacattttgaaaaagtagttgtatattttgtgtgtaaAGTTCCTTTCAGTACTTAATTTCAATTACTCCTTTCATCTTCTTTCCAGGAGAGAGTACTGTCTGCCTGTCACACGGTAGGCTTGCACCGACATACAGATATGATGCATTTGTGTGTCTTCTCTGCCATCCCCACTTCCAGCTTCACACGGGAGGCTCCCGAGTCACATTCTCAGCAGTTGGTTGCCCCCTTCTAAGCTAGCGGATGATAAATGCCACACACATACGTAATACACACAAGTCAGCAAACAGGCATGACAtgacgcatgtgtgtgtgtacatcaaGGCCATTCTTTCTGTAGTGCTCACAGTAAGTGATGGATGAAGCTGGACGAAGATTTGTGGAGCAGTGTCCTTTGTGCTCAAAGAAGCAGGACAAGAAAGAACCATAAATTGGGACCGGTGCACGATGATGGTTGAGGTGTGCGGTACTATTGCCATGGATAGGTGACTATTTATGGTCTGAAACATGACATTTCTGCTGCATCAGCAAACGCTGTGTGCAAATATAAAACCGAGGACATACTTTATGCTATCTGGAAAAAGGGTTATAGACTTATTTTACATGTCGTTTGATTTTACTACTGTAGTGCATATACATTGATATAGATTGTCTTCCTTTATCGGTCGACATACAGATTAAATAATATGCTGTATCACAGACATTAAAGCAGAATTCTCCCTCCATTACAAACCGCTGTAAGTAAGAGTCCAACTGGCCAATCAGTCTGCCACCTTTCAAGTTTTATGTGTAGTCAGTAAAGCAACCAGCCTCAGCTTTGGTCTTGGCCTTGGCTGTTGGCAGTcataatgaaaatgtttgatCTTGATATAGAGCCCAGTGTTAAACCCTGGGGAAAACCTCCACGATGCTGATGTTGGTTATACATGGTGTATGTGTAGTTTCCTTTGCTGCATGCACAGCAGTGGATAATATCTgagaaaaacaaactaaatgcaTCCATGGATGCAAAAACATTTCAGTGTTTGATactatattttgtgtgtgttgcagtgagtgtgtgttgtgggtggATGCTCCTCAGCCTGTAAGATCAATGCTTGGTGGAGATGGAGATGCTAGAGAAGGGTGAGAGGATTTATTACCTAGCATTAGGAACACTAATCTGTTGCAGGTGTTTCTGGCTGCTCTCCCAGGCCATGCCTGCTCTCCTCCCCAGGCCCcaccatatttgtgtgtgtgtgtgtgtgtgtgtgtgagcaagagagagagagagagagagagagagagagagagagagagagagcgagagagagagagacacacacacacagagaaggagacaaaaagagcaagagacttttttttctttccaaaacATTTGCAGGGAGATTATACCATTTCCACAATCCTCAAAGAGAACAATGCGAACAGCCGTATAAATCGAAAGACCACAAAGCAAGGTGCGAGTGAACTGTGCAAAAAGTGTGGCGTCATTCACATGCATCCAGGAAAAGTGCTCTTCATTTTGTTTCTCAACTTTGCAAATGCCCATATATTTTTAGCGAGGCATTGGTTTTTGACAAAGATAACTCACTCCGGGTATACAGTAGAAAATCACTTTATCAGCAGGGTACAACCTCTGGGGTGTATTACAATGAAGAAAAGACCACCAGGATGGATTGAGCCAACAGCTTCACAGGAAGCCTGTGGTGCTTTTAGAGGATGAtgaacaaagacacaaaggaaCCCGCTGAGAAAGTCCTGCTCTGTAGGAAGTCTGCAACGCCTACTGTGGCCAGCTTTGGAAAGACGGAACTAAGTGAAATAGAGAAGAATGGAGATGGAGAGGAATCCAGGGGTGGAGAACAGTGAAGACAGGAAAAGGAACAGGGAGGGTGAGGATTGATATGGTGATGGaggtttggaaaaaaaaatctgatgatTCAATCTGTAAACACAGGGGACTCAATTATTTTTTCATCCAAAGAAGTCAGTATTTATGAGAAAAATGTTTCAAACCAACTTGCTACAATGCCATCAAATGCATGATAGTCTGCTATTAAGGATTTTCTTTACAGACAATGGACTCCAACCTAACTTCACTACTTTGGCACTACTGCCCCCATGTGGACATTTAAAGTACTATTCCTTTCAGGCTATGGTATGGAGTATTTACTTGATTCTTacaaatgtgaatttttttatttggaccTCAATGAAACTGTTCATTGGGTGTCCTGGTGGCTGAGTGTTTAAGTGTTTAATACTCTGATCACAGCATCTCTGATCAATTTCTAGCCAGGAATCCTTTTGTTGCAAATCTCTTTTGGCACATTATGACTATTGGTGCCTTGGCTGGTGGCTGTGCTTTACAGATAAAAACTAAccctttttaaatgtctttaatgtAGGCCAACATGAAACAAACCCACTCTACCGGTATaagcttttttcatttttcatttttattactgGACCTCTcccaaaagcaaaacaaagaaaagaagacaACTTTTCtattaattagtttttattttaacatattgTAACCTGAACCATTTGGCTGTTCGGAACATTATTTTCTACCTGGAAAGTTTGGGACAGAACGTCTGGTTGTATTagaatattaaaggtgctctatgcAACATTCAGAGTCTGGGCCGGGATTGATTGCCTGCAAACGGCTCTCACCTCTGACGTCACAAGCACACATGGAGGCGACTCTGCTACATGTGTACTTGGTGGTTGAGTCTAAATGGCGGCGGCTAACAGTGCTGCACGGTGTTAATGGCAATGGCGCTGTCCAGCCAATGTGGGTACGGATCGTGTTATCAGGGGTTACCGCTGTATGAGCACCGCCATATAAGCACTGCTCTCCTGTGCACGCCTGGCTAGTGGGCAGTGCAGCGCAGAGCAGCAGCGAACCAGTGGGACCTGAACACgaagggagggaggatggagaggGCCAACAGTTTCAAAGAGAAGGACTAACATGCACTCACATGGACCCTGAGCCGGCCCAGCTACCAACATTCACACACGGAGTGTgccttcattctctgctcaggacgccatCACTCCAATATATCttttacatagcaaatagttGTTGGCTGCTAttttaatgttctgaatgtcgtATAATGCACCTTTACGTCTAAATTTGTGTAATGGAATATATCAATTACAGAATTAATCTTTTTCATGGGTTGTAATTGTAGGAGTTCTGGATGACATAGTTTGTGATGGAAGGGAACCAGTCTTTGCTCACAGTCAAAATGTGGGTGAACCAAGGGTAGAAGAGCTCCAGCTGTCTCGTAGCTCCTGTTATGATGATGTTCAAGGCTGCATCTGTGGCAGGGTAGGCTGGTACACTTGTGACTCCACTAGGAGACAGAAAAATAAGCTCTTCAGTGAAGACAATGCCAAAAAATTACAGCCTATAATAAAAGTATCAGTGATCACTTGGACTAACCTGACTTTCTCCATAGCTGATTCAGTATCAATGAGCCCCAGTGTACATATAGAGATGGTCACATTGCTCTTCTTCATCGCCAGCTCATGCTGAAGGGCCCCGAAAAAACCATTCAAGGCAAATTTTGTTGAGGTATACGGTGCCACGAAGGGACTGGGcattttacctgtgaagcaTCAATAACTATGAGTCGGGTTTCCAATACACATTTGTCAAACATGTAGATGTAAAACATAAGAAGGTACTCACAGATTGGATCTTAACTAGTGCATATGTACAAATTTGGATGTGGGATTCATCAGCATTTTAAAATTTCCTAAATGTTTATAAGTTAGGACAAAATTTCCTTGTGGCCGGGTCTACTTATAAACTCATCTAAGGAGCACAAATCCTGACTATTGTTTTTGACGTTTCCTAGATGATGAaacagcaaataaaacacactaatccATCAGAGTAAAAACAGAATGTAAAACATTTCCAAGAAATGTAGTATTTAAACATTTCtaatcatttttcaaaacaatcTCACTAGAATGTCCATTTAATAGCTGTTGCTGGAGATTTTGATCATGTGATGAACTTCGGCAGTGTTCAGTTGACTTTTTTCGGAGCACTTTGTGAATCATAAAAAACTCCCTAAAAGAAGAGGGGATTAGAACATCTACAATCTCATGACGGCTGATGAAGATCATGTGATGAGATCAAAAGCACCACAACAGCTGAATGGATGTTGAGGTGTAAAATGCTGGTCAAGAATAAACTTTGAAAGTCCACATGTTTTCGAAATGGTGTGGTCTAACCaagtatgtttttgtcttttcagttttcttttctttggcaAGCACTTTGTTAAGAAAAAGtgctatacaatatatatatacataaataaatattattattattattattattattattattattatatattactattaatctaataaaaactatattgtTAAAATGAATAGAAAAACTATACATTATTTGGAATTAATGGGTGAAAGTAATAATGTATGTAAAGGTTTATGTTTCATACAGTTTGCTTTCATCAACATGTATAAAAATTATGTGGCAAACTTACCTAAAAGCGATGAAACAACCACCAGTGATCCTTTGCTTTGTTCAAGGGAGGCCAAAGCTTTCCAAGCCATCTGAATGTAGCTGAAGAAATTGACCTTTGGAAAACACAGAGATCAGTGCATTCCCCTCATTTTATGTGCTGATTGACTATCAAAATGATGCACTACCTTCATCAGCCACTTGGTGTGCTCTACATCTCCCTCCCACATGCTGAAGGGGCTCGGTCCAATGTGATTCAGAACCAAGTAATCCAACCCTCCGAGTTTTTCCAGAGCAAAATCTACGACTTTGTCGGGATCTGACTCACTGGCCATGTCTGCTGCTATGTAGAGAGCTTTCTGGGCTCCCAAACTCAGGCACTTTTCTGCTACCTATAAGCAAAGATTGGAAAGAATAGAGCAAATGCAGTTGCAGAAATGAGTATAGAAAACACTTGTGGCTTAATGCAGGCACTTCATCTAACTGAAGAATGTGTgttattaaagctatagtgcgcaactattttatataaatgaatgtccggtacattcaagccattgccaaatgaattGTTACAAAGCTATataagcctatcagctccacaaaactctctccaTATTTCTCAGCATAGCTATGTTTACAAAAGGGTGTAGTCCGGCGGCATTCACGCGCAGAAGCTCAAGTGTTTTACGTTAccgctgagaaaggacaacagcagcgCTCAGCTTTGGAGACATAACTATTACAATACATTAACCTCTTCTgaagtccatcatgttttttaatcctccgtgtcctccttgagtGGACTGGGTAAGCGCTACTAGCAGCTGCGGGGGTGGTGTGCAATCACCGAAGGCTGTTATCATgtgcagtgttgttgtcattacttagaattcctcatgggggcaacagacactatacacactacagctttaacccaggggtcttcaatgttttttaagccaaggaccccttaacacagagagatggatcagggacaccctactacatatattgtataaattaaaGATGATAAACTgtgcctacaataacgtgtgggcggcctaaagcctttaaacATAACTTTTGAGTggatacaatactaagctattaaaataaaataaatttggcatgattttataaatcatgttttaatgttaaacaaacatttttttcaatacCTTAGGTTTAACTGTATCAGTGGATgactaccttagtgactaccttacctataggccagtaagcattTATTGGTTTATACATGTATTGGTttgttcatttttatgttgttaAGTTCACTGACCTGCTGTAACACTTTCTCCCTCCTTGCTGTAATTACTATCTGGGCACCAAAGCGGGCGTAGTGATATGCCATTTGTTCACCAATACCCGTACTGGCCCCAGTCACCAACACCCTGGCACCTCTGAGAGATTCTGAAGgacacatgaaacacacaaaaacaaagacattcTCATATGTACTGTGAACACAGTTGATGgaaattaataaacatttaaatttgACTGTCACTGATACACTTTGGACATTTCGATAACAATACTGGTATTTTGCCTCGACAGGTATTTGTGCCAACTGGTAATTGATataaacttaaagtgctcatattatgctcattttcaggttcataattgtatttagaggttttaccagaataggtttatgtggattcattttcaaaaaacactatattttagttgtactgcacaaaTCCCACTGTGAGAAATCCCACTTCTGTtgcatctttgttgggagtcgcacactAGTCAGTTGTATGAGGgggtgccacgctagcagctaggtgagcattataacgtgttacaaagtgacgagcgttcatcacggaagtaaaggctggactacaatagaactgtttggagcagtttgtgaacagtgttttctgttggagttggagtggactttgggctttttcactttgtaaacctataacatgcacaaaaagatatacaacacaataaaggaaaggggaaaagccaaaaagcataat
The Perca fluviatilis chromosome 9, GENO_Pfluv_1.0, whole genome shotgun sequence genome window above contains:
- the hsd11b1la gene encoding hydroxysteroid 11-beta-dehydrogenase 1-like protein; this translates as MGTFTKILLASICVAFLAVKWTAPTFDAESLRGARVLVTGASTGIGEQMAYHYARFGAQIVITARREKVLQQVAEKCLSLGAQKALYIAADMASESDPDKVVDFALEKLGGLDYLVLNHIGPSPFSMWEGDVEHTKWLMKVNFFSYIQMAWKALASLEQSKGSLVVVSSLLGKMPSPFVAPYTSTKFALNGFFGALQHELAMKKSNVTISICTLGLIDTESAMEKVSGVTSVPAYPATDAALNIIITGATRQLELFYPWFTHILTVSKDWFPSITNYVIQNSYNYNP